A part of Marinobacter psychrophilus genomic DNA contains:
- the hisS gene encoding histidine--tRNA ligase: MAKIQAIRGMNDILPEQTPVWQYVEATVRKVLGQYGYQEIRMPIVEQTDLFKRSIGEVTDIVEKEMYTFDDRNGDSLTLRPEGTAGCVRAAEQHGLLFNQTRRMWYTGQMFRYERPQKGRYRQFHQVGVECFGMAGPDIDAELLILTARLWKTFGLADHARLEINSIGTAEARRNYREALVAYLQQFKAELDEDSQRRLESNPLRILDSKSVATRKVLEQAPKLDAWLDDESRDHFERLKQLLDAAGIEYTVNPALVRGLDYYGKTVFEWITESLGAQGTICAGGRYDGLVEQLGGKPTVAVGFAMGVERLILLLETLNLIPESVNNQADVYVTAMGDQAVSPALLLAEELRDQLPGYIIISHCGAGSFKSQMKKADRSGARYALILGDNELQNQSVGLKSLRTDDPQQEFPRQQIAEALAQALSH, translated from the coding sequence TTGGCTAAGATTCAGGCAATTCGCGGGATGAACGATATCCTGCCCGAACAGACTCCAGTCTGGCAATATGTCGAAGCAACGGTGCGCAAGGTGTTGGGGCAATACGGGTACCAGGAAATCCGTATGCCGATTGTGGAACAGACCGACCTGTTCAAGCGCTCTATCGGTGAAGTGACCGACATTGTTGAAAAAGAAATGTACACCTTTGACGACCGTAACGGCGACAGCCTGACTCTGCGGCCTGAAGGTACTGCTGGTTGCGTGCGTGCGGCCGAACAGCACGGCCTGCTGTTCAACCAAACTCGGCGGATGTGGTACACCGGCCAGATGTTTCGTTACGAGCGCCCGCAGAAAGGGCGTTACCGCCAGTTTCACCAGGTAGGTGTTGAATGTTTCGGTATGGCTGGGCCAGACATAGACGCAGAACTTCTTATTCTGACAGCGCGCTTATGGAAAACGTTTGGTTTGGCTGACCATGCGCGTCTCGAAATCAACTCGATTGGCACCGCTGAAGCTCGCCGAAACTATCGTGAGGCGTTGGTTGCCTACCTGCAGCAATTCAAAGCCGAGCTCGATGAAGACAGTCAGCGCCGGCTTGAAAGCAACCCTTTACGGATTCTGGACAGCAAAAGCGTGGCTACCCGTAAGGTTCTGGAGCAGGCACCAAAACTAGACGCCTGGCTTGACGACGAATCTCGCGACCATTTTGAACGCTTGAAGCAGTTGTTGGATGCCGCCGGGATCGAGTACACGGTGAATCCGGCGCTGGTTCGCGGCCTGGACTACTACGGTAAGACAGTATTTGAGTGGATCACAGAGAGCCTGGGCGCCCAAGGCACAATTTGCGCCGGTGGCCGCTATGATGGGCTGGTAGAGCAGTTGGGCGGCAAACCCACGGTCGCCGTTGGTTTTGCCATGGGCGTGGAGCGTCTTATCCTACTGTTAGAAACCCTTAATTTGATACCCGAGTCGGTCAACAATCAGGCCGATGTGTACGTTACCGCCATGGGCGATCAGGCGGTTTCGCCAGCGCTGCTTCTTGCTGAAGAACTGCGGGACCAGCTGCCGGGCTACATCATTATTAGCCATTGCGGTGCGGGCAGCTTTAAAAGCCAAATGAAAAAAGCCGATCGAAGCGGCGCCCGTTATGCACTCATTCTTGGTGATAACGAGCTTCAGAATCAGAGTGTCGGCCTTAAATCTTTGCGTACAGACGACCCCCAGCAAGAATTCCCTCGGCAGCAGATTGCCGAGGCTCTGGCGCAGGCGTTGTCGCACTAA
- the ispG gene encoding flavodoxin-dependent (E)-4-hydroxy-3-methylbut-2-enyl-diphosphate synthase — MKHESPIKRRKSRQIMVGNVPVGGDAPIAVQSMTNTETCDVEATLGQIQALQDAGADIVRVSVPSMEAAEAFGRIRARAGVPLVADIHFDYKIALRVAELGVDCIRINPGNIGREDRISAVISACRDRNIPIRIGVNAGSLSKDLQRKYGEPNADALVESAMRNVDILDRHDFQNFKVSLKASEVFMTVEAYRKIATQIDQPLHLGITEAGGFRSGTVKSSIGLGLLLMDGIGDTIRVSLAADPVQEIKVGYDILKSLRLRSRGINFIACPSCSRQNFDVIKTMNDLEVRLEDVKEALDVAVIGCIVNGPGEAKEADIGLTGGSPKNLFYMNGKPHQKLDNANLTDDLERLIRKEIARRQEAEKAIFARSSE; from the coding sequence ATGAAGCACGAATCTCCGATTAAAAGACGTAAATCCCGCCAGATTATGGTGGGCAACGTGCCAGTGGGTGGCGACGCACCGATTGCCGTCCAGAGTATGACCAACACTGAAACCTGCGACGTGGAAGCAACGCTGGGGCAGATACAGGCCCTTCAAGACGCCGGTGCCGATATTGTCCGCGTGTCTGTGCCGTCAATGGAAGCCGCAGAAGCGTTTGGCCGTATTCGTGCCCGCGCGGGTGTTCCGCTGGTTGCCGATATTCATTTCGATTACAAGATCGCGTTACGGGTGGCAGAACTGGGCGTTGACTGCATACGCATCAACCCGGGTAACATTGGTCGGGAAGACCGCATCAGTGCGGTCATCAGTGCCTGCCGCGACCGCAATATTCCAATTCGGATCGGCGTTAACGCAGGCTCGCTAAGTAAAGACCTGCAGCGTAAGTACGGCGAGCCTAATGCAGACGCACTGGTGGAATCTGCCATGCGCAATGTCGATATTCTTGACCGCCACGACTTCCAAAATTTTAAGGTCAGCCTCAAAGCGTCTGAAGTGTTTATGACGGTAGAAGCCTATCGCAAGATTGCCACGCAGATTGACCAGCCTTTGCACCTAGGCATCACCGAAGCCGGCGGTTTCCGTTCCGGTACTGTGAAGTCGTCTATCGGGCTTGGTCTATTGTTGATGGATGGTATTGGCGACACTATCCGTGTATCGCTAGCAGCAGATCCTGTGCAGGAAATTAAGGTTGGCTACGACATACTCAAAAGTTTGCGCTTGCGCTCCCGCGGCATTAACTTTATTGCCTGCCCCAGTTGTTCGCGGCAGAATTTCGATGTTATCAAGACCATGAACGATCTGGAAGTGCGTTTGGAAGACGTGAAGGAGGCTCTGGATGTGGCCGTTATTGGTTGTATCGTGAACGGCCCAGGCGAAGCCAAAGAGGCCGATATTGGTTTGACCGGTGGCAGCCCGAAAAACCTGTTTTATATGAATGGTAAGCCTCATCAGAAATTGGACAACGCAAATTTAACCGACGATCTTGAGCGTCTGATTCGCAAAGAAATCGCTCGCCGTCAAGAAGCCGAAAAAGCTATTTTTGCCCGTTCCTCTGAATGA
- the der gene encoding ribosome biogenesis GTPase Der, with protein sequence MNLVIALVGRPNVGKSTLFNQMTRSRDALVADFPGLTRDRKYGEGNYENQRFIVIDTGGLMGDELGLDAAMAKQSLQAVEEADIVLFIVDGRAGVMPGDQVLADQLRRSGTQAHLVINKTDGQDPNLVASDFYALGFQSQFRIAASHNRGVRSMLEILLPTPEEDADIDGAHNHPGIRIGIVGRPNVGKSTLVNRMLGEERVVVYDLPGTTRDSIYIPYERLGQEYTLIDTAGVRRRKNVREVVEKFSIIKTLQAIDDAHVVILVIDAREGLVDQDMHLMGFVLSAGRSLVIAINKWDGMNGEDRDKVKEQIRRRLDFLDYADKHYISALHGSGVGVMYQSVNACYESAMAKWPTNRLTTILEDAIAQHQPPMVHGRRIKLRYAHQGGSNPPTVVVHGNQTDSLPGAYKRYLENSFRKVLAVTGTPIRFEFRSSENPFAHKVDRMTPRQKVKKDNDEKKGGGKPKKARQKSLKR encoded by the coding sequence ATGAACCTAGTAATTGCCCTAGTGGGCCGCCCCAACGTGGGCAAGTCCACACTGTTTAACCAGATGACCCGTTCGCGGGATGCACTGGTCGCCGATTTTCCGGGACTGACCCGCGACCGTAAATACGGTGAAGGCAATTACGAAAATCAGCGCTTTATTGTTATTGATACCGGTGGCTTGATGGGCGACGAGCTCGGACTTGACGCCGCAATGGCCAAGCAGTCTTTGCAGGCGGTTGAAGAAGCCGACATTGTTCTGTTTATTGTGGATGGTCGCGCTGGTGTAATGCCGGGTGATCAGGTACTTGCTGATCAGCTGCGCCGATCGGGTACGCAGGCTCACCTGGTGATTAACAAAACCGATGGCCAGGATCCAAACCTGGTAGCATCCGATTTTTATGCACTGGGTTTTCAATCCCAATTTCGCATTGCCGCATCTCACAATCGCGGCGTTCGATCTATGTTGGAAATTTTGTTGCCGACGCCGGAGGAAGATGCAGATATAGACGGAGCGCATAATCACCCCGGCATTCGCATCGGTATCGTGGGCCGCCCCAACGTGGGCAAATCGACACTTGTAAACCGTATGCTCGGTGAAGAGCGCGTTGTAGTTTATGATTTGCCAGGTACCACCCGCGACAGCATTTATATTCCCTACGAGCGCTTGGGGCAGGAATATACCCTGATTGATACGGCTGGGGTGCGGCGGCGCAAAAATGTGCGAGAGGTGGTAGAGAAGTTCTCGATCATCAAAACCTTGCAGGCCATAGACGACGCCCACGTTGTGATTTTGGTGATTGACGCCCGCGAGGGGTTGGTCGACCAAGACATGCATCTTATGGGCTTCGTGCTGAGTGCCGGCCGTTCGTTGGTGATTGCTATCAATAAATGGGATGGCATGAACGGCGAAGACCGTGACAAAGTAAAGGAACAGATTCGCCGGCGTTTGGATTTTTTGGACTACGCCGACAAGCATTACATTTCGGCGTTGCACGGTTCCGGAGTGGGTGTGATGTACCAGTCGGTCAACGCCTGCTACGAATCGGCTATGGCAAAATGGCCTACCAATCGTCTGACTACGATTTTGGAAGATGCGATTGCCCAGCACCAGCCACCCATGGTTCATGGCCGTCGTATTAAGCTGCGCTACGCTCACCAGGGTGGCTCCAATCCGCCGACGGTTGTAGTACACGGCAATCAGACAGACTCTTTGCCCGGTGCTTACAAACGCTACCTGGAGAATAGCTTCCGCAAGGTGTTAGCGGTAACCGGCACCCCAATCCGTTTCGAATTTCGCTCCAGTGAAAACCCGTTTGCCCATAAAGTGGACCGGATGACGCCGCGGCAAAAAGTTAAAAAAGACAACGATGAAAAGAAGGGCGGGGGTAAGCCCAAAAAAGCGCGTCAGAAGAGTTTGAAGCGATGA
- a CDS encoding YfgM family protein, whose amino-acid sequence MAELRTDEEQVEAIKQWWKNNGSSLMIGIGAALAIVFGWQAWQNQQAEQRTEAASQFVTLMNAFGTEDETSADTIAFVAKTLRDDHADSAYAVYANLMLARVQLMQNNDAEGAVESLQWALDKAVETQPLALVVRSRLAQAQMALEDYDSALATIDGAKDSDAFGARFAELRGDILLAKGDQAGARDAYLAAREQGEENRNGVLQLKLADLGVGGDA is encoded by the coding sequence ATGGCCGAATTGCGTACAGATGAAGAACAGGTTGAAGCGATCAAGCAGTGGTGGAAAAACAACGGTAGTTCGCTGATGATTGGTATTGGTGCGGCCCTGGCGATTGTGTTCGGCTGGCAGGCGTGGCAAAACCAGCAGGCCGAGCAGCGTACCGAGGCCGCCAGCCAGTTTGTCACTCTGATGAACGCCTTTGGCACCGAAGATGAAACCAGCGCCGACACCATCGCTTTCGTGGCTAAGACGCTGCGTGATGATCATGCCGACAGCGCTTACGCGGTTTACGCCAATTTAATGCTGGCTCGGGTTCAGCTCATGCAGAACAATGACGCCGAAGGCGCTGTTGAATCCTTGCAGTGGGCACTGGATAAAGCGGTGGAGACTCAGCCTCTGGCATTGGTTGTGCGCAGCCGGCTGGCGCAAGCTCAAATGGCTCTCGAAGATTATGATTCTGCGTTGGCCACCATTGACGGTGCCAAAGACAGTGACGCTTTTGGTGCCAGGTTTGCCGAATTGCGCGGCGATATTTTGCTCGCGAAAGGCGATCAGGCAGGGGCACGTGATGCCTACCTGGCGGCCCGCGAACAGGGCGAAGAAAATCGCAATGGCGTTCTGCAACTCAAACTGGCGGATCTGGGTGTCGGGGGTGATGCGTGA
- the pta gene encoding phosphate acetyltransferase yields MAKSLFIAPTSSDSGLTSVCLGLLRALERVGVSVGFYKPFCQVVHQADATHNKGKDSSVEFVRSHSHLRPPTPITLKEAQHALNHNKSDLLLERVVGEYQKVACTVDVVIIEGLEPDQDGTYITRLNAEVARNLGSEIILLTSPKGCNPIELDEQLGFSARLLSGHNEADVLGVILNKIGAPKERKIPGMTTLTAIPPEDYRNKCNVFSSGQYRLLAEIPWEPSLLAPRVSDIARELKVDVLHEGQMQTRRVHRVSVCARTISNMTEILKSGTLLVTPGDREDIVVAAAVAALNGVPMAGILLTGGLLPDQRVIELCRRAMETGMPVLSTTTNTYETAHMLAGLSRSIPIDDPERIDTAMNLIAPRIDTDWLQEHLKVPRQTRMSPPAFRHQLSERARAANKRIVLPEGHEPRTVQAAIICHQRQLARCALIGSAAEIRAVAASLGMELPPDLEIIEPSEVRKRYVAPMVELRKHKGTSAEMAESMLEDNVVLGTMMVALDEADGLVSGAIHTTANTVRPALQLIKTHNNAKVVSSVFFMLLPQQVVVYGDCAINPDPNPEQLADIAIQSAQSAEAFGIEPRVAMISYSTGESGSGRDVDKVREATRLARERRPDLLIDGPLQYDAAAIASVGLSKAPNSQVAGRATVFVFPDLNTGNTTYKAVQRSANVVSIGPMLQGLNKPVNDLSRGALVEDIVFTIAITAVQAKQVEDASKT; encoded by the coding sequence ATGGCAAAAAGTCTTTTTATTGCACCAACCTCTTCAGATTCCGGCCTGACGTCTGTGTGTCTGGGCCTGCTGAGGGCACTGGAGCGGGTAGGTGTCAGCGTTGGTTTTTATAAGCCGTTTTGCCAGGTGGTGCACCAAGCCGATGCAACCCACAATAAAGGCAAAGACTCTTCCGTCGAGTTTGTGCGCTCCCACAGCCATCTTCGACCGCCGACACCGATTACCCTGAAAGAAGCCCAGCACGCGCTCAATCACAACAAATCGGACTTGTTGCTTGAACGTGTCGTGGGCGAGTACCAGAAAGTGGCGTGCACGGTCGACGTGGTGATTATAGAGGGCCTGGAACCCGATCAGGATGGCACCTACATTACCCGCCTGAACGCCGAGGTCGCGCGGAACCTGGGTTCTGAAATCATTTTGCTAACGTCACCCAAAGGCTGTAACCCCATCGAGCTGGACGAACAACTTGGTTTTTCTGCACGACTGCTTTCGGGGCATAATGAAGCCGACGTTTTAGGCGTCATTCTTAACAAGATCGGTGCGCCAAAAGAACGAAAAATACCCGGTATGACAACCCTCACCGCGATACCGCCTGAAGATTACCGCAACAAATGCAACGTGTTTAGTAGCGGGCAGTATCGGTTGTTAGCCGAAATACCTTGGGAACCAAGCCTGTTGGCGCCAAGGGTTTCAGACATAGCGCGCGAACTGAAGGTAGACGTGCTGCACGAGGGCCAGATGCAGACCCGCAGGGTGCACCGTGTTTCTGTTTGCGCACGCACCATCAGCAATATGACCGAAATCCTCAAGTCTGGCACCCTTTTGGTGACTCCCGGAGACCGCGAAGATATCGTTGTGGCCGCCGCCGTAGCGGCCCTGAATGGCGTGCCCATGGCCGGGATTCTGCTCACTGGCGGTCTATTACCAGACCAAAGGGTTATCGAATTGTGTCGCCGGGCCATGGAAACCGGCATGCCGGTTCTTAGCACCACCACCAACACCTACGAAACTGCTCACATGCTGGCCGGCCTGTCGAGGTCTATCCCTATCGACGACCCGGAGCGGATTGACACTGCCATGAACCTGATCGCGCCTCGTATTGATACCGACTGGCTACAGGAACACCTTAAGGTGCCGCGCCAGACCCGTATGTCGCCACCGGCGTTTCGCCACCAGCTTTCTGAGCGCGCCCGTGCCGCCAACAAGCGCATTGTTTTACCGGAAGGCCACGAGCCGCGCACAGTGCAGGCAGCGATCATCTGCCATCAGCGCCAGCTTGCGCGCTGCGCGCTGATCGGCAGTGCCGCCGAGATACGCGCCGTAGCGGCTTCTCTGGGCATGGAGTTACCACCCGATCTGGAAATTATCGAGCCGTCTGAGGTGCGCAAGCGCTACGTGGCGCCTATGGTGGAATTGCGAAAACACAAAGGTACTTCAGCCGAAATGGCGGAAAGCATGCTCGAAGACAATGTGGTTTTAGGTACCATGATGGTCGCGTTAGACGAAGCCGACGGTCTGGTGTCCGGTGCTATCCACACCACCGCCAACACCGTGCGCCCTGCCCTACAGCTAATCAAGACTCACAACAACGCCAAAGTGGTGTCGTCGGTATTTTTCATGCTGTTACCGCAGCAGGTTGTGGTTTACGGAGACTGCGCCATAAATCCGGACCCCAACCCGGAGCAGCTGGCAGACATTGCCATCCAGAGCGCCCAATCAGCCGAAGCATTCGGCATTGAGCCGCGCGTGGCGATGATCAGTTACAGCACCGGCGAGTCTGGCAGCGGTCGGGATGTCGATAAGGTACGCGAAGCTACCCGGCTGGCGCGCGAAAGGCGCCCGGACCTGCTGATTGACGGCCCTCTGCAGTACGACGCCGCCGCCATTGCAAGCGTGGGCCTTAGCAAAGCACCCAATAGCCAGGTAGCCGGCCGCGCAACCGTGTTTGTGTTCCCTGACCTGAATACTGGCAACACGACGTACAAAGCAGTGCAGCGAAGCGCCAACGTGGTCAGCATTGGTCCTATGCTGCAGGGCCTAAATAAACCGGTGAATGACCTATCGCGGGGCGCACTGGTGGAGGACATCGTATTCACCATCGCCATAACCGCTGTTCAGGCCAAGCAGGTGGAAGACGCCAGCAAAACCTGA
- a CDS encoding acetate/propionate family kinase, producing the protein MENTLLVVNCGSSSLKIALFDKDRQKIASMLAGRLNTPNARFRIGKQRDATKLPPNTTHKEALAVLMDTAQKKGLMPKQPAAIGHRIVHGGETFREAVLINDEVLAAIQACNLLAPLHNPVNVEGIMATRELFPLVPQVAVFDTAFHQTLPEHAFHYALPQNYYRDWGVRRYGFHGTSHAYMLQQAALRLEQSTAVTSIISAHLGNGCSITAIRDGKSVDTSMGLTPLEGLVMGTRSGDVDPGLFDYLQSKGVSAEQLHNELNHSSGLLGLSGQTNDMRTLSDLADQGDPSAQLAIDVFCFRLAKYVAAMMVSLNRLDALVFTGGIGQNSARVRQQTVNQLGLLGFAIDQHNNDDNGLNRGGRIDCKESRFPILVIATDEERVIAGEAARLAELN; encoded by the coding sequence ATGGAAAACACATTATTAGTGGTGAACTGCGGTAGCTCCTCGCTAAAAATTGCGCTTTTTGACAAAGATCGACAAAAGATTGCCTCGATGCTGGCAGGACGACTGAACACTCCTAATGCCCGCTTTCGCATTGGAAAGCAACGCGACGCCACCAAGCTGCCCCCCAACACCACGCACAAGGAAGCCCTGGCCGTACTGATGGATACAGCGCAGAAAAAGGGCCTGATGCCGAAACAACCAGCGGCTATTGGCCACCGGATTGTTCATGGTGGCGAAACCTTTCGCGAAGCGGTACTGATCAACGACGAGGTGCTGGCCGCTATACAGGCCTGTAATTTGCTAGCTCCACTGCACAACCCGGTTAACGTTGAAGGCATTATGGCAACCCGCGAGCTGTTTCCGTTGGTGCCACAGGTGGCGGTGTTTGATACAGCTTTCCACCAGACCCTGCCGGAACACGCATTCCATTACGCGCTGCCACAGAACTACTACCGTGACTGGGGCGTTCGCCGCTACGGCTTCCACGGCACAAGCCACGCTTACATGCTGCAACAGGCAGCTCTCCGCCTGGAGCAATCCACCGCTGTGACCTCCATTATTTCCGCGCATCTGGGCAACGGCTGCAGCATTACCGCCATACGCGATGGCAAAAGCGTTGATACCAGCATGGGCCTGACACCTCTAGAGGGTCTGGTAATGGGTACCCGAAGTGGGGACGTAGATCCCGGACTGTTTGATTACTTGCAGAGCAAAGGCGTGAGCGCCGAGCAACTGCACAACGAACTCAACCACAGCAGCGGTCTTCTGGGGCTGTCAGGGCAAACCAACGACATGCGCACCCTGAGCGACCTGGCGGACCAAGGTGATCCGTCAGCGCAACTGGCCATCGATGTGTTCTGCTTCCGCCTGGCCAAATATGTCGCAGCCATGATGGTATCGCTGAACCGGCTTGACGCCTTGGTGTTCACCGGTGGCATTGGCCAAAACAGCGCTCGTGTACGCCAGCAGACCGTCAATCAGCTGGGGCTGCTTGGCTTCGCCATTGATCAGCACAATAATGATGATAATGGCCTCAATCGTGGTGGCCGAATTGACTGTAAAGAGTCGCGATTCCCAATACTGGTGATTGCTACCGACGAAGAAAGGGTTATCGCTGGCGAAGCAGCACGCCTGGCTGAACTCAACTAA
- the bamB gene encoding outer membrane protein assembly factor BamB yields the protein MTATLMIGCSANDTFEQPAQLPDVDQQVSFERVWNVTVGDGHDDEFLYLAPLNAGDVVYAASADGELLALNAETGKQIWENSVKDRIFAGVGGDASQLYLVSRDADLLALSREDGSELWRASLPTEVLSAPQSNGSLVVVQTTDGRVLAFNASDGEKRWQYDSVVPALSVRAAAAPLVGADVIISGFANGKLLALSTESGQPLWQYEVGAPQGRTELERLVDITSQPLVLENTILAVGYQGKLALIDLRTGNDIWSKAASSLYSPMVSNGNIFLASANGDLVAMRGSDRRGLWTQDKLAWRQLTQPVPFDDYLVVGDFDGYLHVVSQESGELVGQMKFDGDGIRVPAQRLSNGNLLIFGNGGKLAAYRLQSKN from the coding sequence ATGACAGCCACTCTTATGATTGGTTGCAGCGCCAACGATACGTTTGAACAGCCCGCCCAATTGCCTGATGTTGATCAGCAGGTTTCATTTGAGCGGGTTTGGAACGTTACGGTGGGTGACGGCCATGACGACGAATTTTTGTACCTGGCACCGCTGAACGCCGGCGACGTTGTGTACGCCGCATCGGCTGACGGAGAGTTGCTCGCCCTAAACGCAGAAACCGGCAAACAGATTTGGGAAAATTCGGTGAAAGACCGGATTTTTGCCGGTGTTGGCGGCGATGCCAGTCAATTGTATCTGGTGAGCCGTGATGCCGATTTGCTGGCGCTGTCGCGGGAAGACGGCAGCGAGCTTTGGCGCGCGTCACTACCGACTGAAGTTCTGTCGGCACCGCAGTCTAATGGCAGTCTGGTGGTTGTGCAAACCACCGACGGCCGCGTGCTGGCATTCAATGCCTCTGACGGTGAAAAACGTTGGCAATATGACAGTGTTGTGCCGGCCTTGTCGGTTCGTGCCGCAGCAGCGCCGCTGGTAGGTGCTGACGTTATAATAAGCGGCTTTGCCAACGGCAAACTGTTGGCTCTGTCTACAGAATCTGGCCAGCCGCTGTGGCAGTACGAGGTAGGTGCGCCCCAGGGCCGTACCGAGCTTGAGCGCTTGGTCGATATCACCAGCCAGCCTCTGGTGCTGGAAAACACGATTCTGGCGGTGGGCTATCAGGGCAAGCTGGCACTGATTGATTTGCGCACCGGCAATGACATCTGGAGTAAGGCAGCCTCTAGCCTGTATTCGCCAATGGTCAGTAATGGCAACATTTTTCTGGCGTCTGCTAACGGCGACCTGGTTGCTATGCGTGGGTCCGATCGCCGTGGCCTGTGGACCCAAGATAAACTGGCCTGGCGCCAGCTGACCCAGCCAGTGCCCTTCGACGATTACCTGGTGGTGGGTGACTTTGATGGTTACCTGCACGTGGTGTCCCAGGAAAGTGGTGAGCTAGTAGGGCAGATGAAATTTGATGGTGACGGTATCCGCGTACCGGCCCAGCGCCTGAGTAATGGTAATCTGCTGATCTTCGGCAACGGCGGCAAACTCGCCGCTTACAGGTTGCAATCGAAAAACTGA